One window of Bacillus sp. THAF10 genomic DNA carries:
- a CDS encoding MFS transporter: MNGSVIGQKKVPLIILSINLFIVMIGIGLVIPILPFYMEAFGADAKTLGLLVAVFSFMQFLFAPLWGRLSDKIGRKPLITIGLFGFALAEFIFAYANGITMLFISRILAGTFGSALMPTAMAYVSDVTSSEKRGQGMGMMGAAMGLGIVVGPGIGGWLAEFSLSLPFLVAGIAATIAGFISIAVLPESYPKEKREEDGKLLAGQKFENQFVVMFKAIKSPIGFLLLLVFIMSFGLANFQSIFSYYTMTRFDYNPSEIGLIILVVGLVGTIVQGGVVGRLTRKFGEERVVTGALLLSAIGFVSMTFAIGLTTVMITTCIFFTGVSLLRPALNAFISKLAGAKQGLVMGLNNSFLSLGNVAGPILAGLLFEINIHIPYLFGAAIMLFGLIFTKLWLAKKQGNRVYDNLNRGQE, translated from the coding sequence ATGAATGGAAGTGTGATTGGACAGAAGAAAGTTCCGTTAATAATTCTTAGCATTAATCTTTTCATCGTTATGATTGGGATAGGTTTGGTCATTCCGATTTTACCTTTTTATATGGAAGCATTCGGTGCCGATGCAAAAACGTTAGGATTACTTGTAGCAGTCTTTTCCTTTATGCAATTTTTATTTGCGCCTTTGTGGGGAAGACTCTCTGATAAAATTGGAAGAAAACCATTAATCACCATTGGGCTTTTTGGTTTTGCTCTTGCTGAATTTATTTTTGCATATGCCAATGGTATCACGATGTTATTTATCTCGAGAATCCTTGCAGGTACATTTGGCTCTGCCCTCATGCCAACAGCAATGGCGTACGTTTCAGACGTTACTTCCTCAGAAAAAAGAGGACAAGGAATGGGAATGATGGGGGCAGCTATGGGGCTTGGTATTGTTGTGGGACCTGGGATTGGTGGATGGCTTGCAGAGTTTAGTTTGTCATTGCCCTTCTTAGTCGCAGGCATTGCAGCCACAATTGCTGGATTCATCTCCATAGCAGTCTTACCAGAGTCGTACCCGAAAGAGAAACGAGAGGAAGATGGGAAACTACTGGCAGGGCAGAAATTTGAAAATCAATTTGTGGTGATGTTTAAAGCAATAAAAAGTCCGATTGGTTTTTTGCTATTGCTTGTCTTTATTATGAGCTTTGGCCTAGCCAACTTTCAGTCCATTTTTAGCTATTATACAATGACCAGATTTGACTATAATCCTAGTGAAATAGGATTAATTATTTTGGTTGTAGGTCTAGTAGGAACCATTGTTCAGGGCGGAGTGGTAGGCAGGCTGACGAGAAAATTTGGTGAAGAACGTGTCGTAACAGGCGCTTTGTTGCTAAGTGCTATCGGTTTTGTATCGATGACCTTTGCCATTGGATTGACTACCGTTATGATAACAACCTGTATCTTTTTTACAGGCGTTTCTTTGTTAAGGCCTGCACTAAATGCTTTTATTTCAAAGCTTGCAGGTGCCAAGCAAGGTTTGGTGATGGGACTAAATAATTCATTTTTAAGCTTAGGGAATGTGGCAGGACCTATTTTAGCAGGACTATTGTTTGAAATAAACATTCATATTCCTTACCTATTTGGAGCAGCAATTATGCTGTTTGGTTTAATATTTACAAAACTTTGGCTCGCAAAAAAGCAAGGAAATCGAGTGTACGACAATTTGAATAGGGGGCAGGAATGA
- the yhaM gene encoding 3'-5' exoribonuclease YhaM yields MNKGILHFEVGEQVDVHLLIKTATKGIASNGKPFLTLIFQDKSGEIEAKLWDASPDDEGLYTPQSIVRVYGDIHHYRGRNQLKIRKIKPKEDHEQVSISDLLETAPMDQVSMMDKITQAIFEMKNPNIQRITRHLLKKHQQDFLEYPAATKNHHEFVSGLAFHVVSMLDLAKAISTLYPSLDKDLLYAGVILHDLGKVTELSGPLSTSYTVEGNLIGHISIMVNEIGKAAEELGIEGEEVMVLQHMVLSHHGKLEWGSPKLPLIKEAEILHYIDNIDAKMNMLDRALERVKPGEYTERIFAMDNRNFYKPTFHK; encoded by the coding sequence ATGAATAAAGGAATACTCCACTTTGAAGTGGGAGAGCAAGTGGATGTGCATTTACTTATTAAAACAGCAACAAAGGGGATTGCCAGCAATGGAAAACCTTTTTTAACGCTCATTTTCCAAGATAAGAGTGGAGAGATAGAAGCAAAGCTATGGGATGCCTCTCCTGATGATGAGGGTTTGTATACTCCTCAAAGCATTGTGAGAGTTTATGGGGATATTCATCATTATCGCGGACGAAATCAGCTGAAAATAAGAAAAATCAAGCCGAAAGAAGACCATGAGCAAGTGAGTATTTCAGATTTGCTTGAAACCGCTCCGATGGATCAGGTAAGCATGATGGATAAAATTACACAAGCAATTTTCGAAATGAAGAACCCTAACATACAAAGAATTACAAGGCATCTGTTAAAGAAGCATCAGCAGGATTTCTTAGAGTATCCTGCTGCAACAAAAAATCATCACGAGTTTGTATCTGGGCTTGCTTTTCATGTTGTCTCGATGCTGGATTTAGCCAAGGCGATTTCCACTTTGTATCCTTCTCTTGATAAAGACCTTCTGTATGCAGGCGTCATTCTTCATGATTTAGGGAAGGTAACCGAACTATCAGGTCCTCTATCAACTAGTTATACCGTAGAAGGAAATTTGATTGGACATATTTCGATTATGGTCAATGAAATTGGAAAAGCAGCAGAGGAACTTGGAATAGAGGGCGAAGAAGTAATGGTGCTTCAGCATATGGTGCTTAGCCATCATGGAAAGCTAGAATGGGGAAGTCCTAAGCTTCCACTCATCAAGGAAGCAGAAATTCTCCATTACATTGATAATATTGATGCCAAAATGAACATGCTAGATCGCGCACTAGAGCGCGTGAAACCAGGAGAATATACAGAAAGAATCTTTGCGATGGATAATCGTAATTTCTATAAACCTACATTTCACAAATAA
- a CDS encoding sporulation YhaL family protein yields the protein MPWWMLLVVIGICFSAYMTLRSAKEEKEVETAIIEKEGQVYMDRIQEERDKKQQILQS from the coding sequence ATGCCATGGTGGATGCTTTTAGTTGTGATAGGTATTTGTTTTAGTGCCTATATGACATTACGTTCGGCAAAAGAAGAAAAAGAGGTAGAGACCGCAATTATAGAAAAAGAAGGACAAGTCTATATGGACAGAATTCAGGAAGAGCGGGACAAAAAACAACAAATATTGCAGTCATAA
- a CDS encoding peptidylprolyl isomerase, with protein sequence MKKWMIAATAAASILALSACNNDKSDNSEVIVETSAGNITQGELYEAMKDRLGEEVLRELVYEKVLSEKFEVTDEEVSERVEELKQQLGPQFEMALMQSGFKNEEQLTQTLRISMLQEKAAKEDIELTDEEVQEYYDQMKPEIKASHILVEDEATAKEVKQKLDEGADFAELAKEYSTDPGSAQNGGDLDWFGAGMMVPEFEEAAYSLEVNEISEPVQSTHGFHIIKVTDKKEKEPLEDIRGEVEEELMNSKLQQESVDAAVKKILDKANVEVKDSSLKNTFEEKEEAEQENQ encoded by the coding sequence ATGAAAAAATGGATGATTGCTGCGACTGCAGCTGCCTCTATCCTTGCTCTTTCTGCTTGTAACAATGACAAGAGTGACAATTCTGAGGTTATTGTTGAAACATCTGCAGGAAATATCACACAGGGTGAACTGTATGAAGCAATGAAGGACCGATTAGGGGAAGAAGTGCTACGTGAGCTTGTCTATGAAAAAGTATTAAGTGAAAAGTTTGAAGTAACGGATGAGGAAGTTTCGGAGCGTGTAGAGGAATTAAAGCAACAGTTAGGACCTCAATTTGAAATGGCCCTCATGCAGAGTGGCTTCAAAAATGAGGAACAGCTGACACAAACATTACGAATCTCTATGCTCCAAGAAAAAGCGGCAAAAGAAGACATAGAGCTTACGGACGAGGAAGTTCAAGAGTATTACGACCAAATGAAACCTGAAATCAAAGCTAGTCATATTCTTGTGGAAGATGAAGCAACTGCAAAAGAAGTGAAGCAAAAGCTAGATGAAGGTGCCGATTTCGCAGAGCTTGCGAAAGAGTATTCAACAGACCCAGGTTCTGCTCAAAACGGTGGAGATCTTGACTGGTTTGGCGCAGGAATGATGGTTCCGGAATTCGAAGAAGCTGCTTATAGCCTTGAAGTTAATGAAATCAGTGAGCCTGTTCAAAGCACACATGGTTTCCATATTATTAAAGTAACAGACAAAAAAGAAAAAGAACCACTTGAGGACATTCGAGGAGAAGTAGAAGAAGAATTGATGAATTCAAAATTACAGCAAGAATCTGTTGATGCAGCTGTAAAGAAAATCCTTGATAAAGCCAATGTCGAAGTGAAAGATTCCTCCCTTAAGAACACCTTTGAAGAGAAAGAGGAAGCAGAACAAGAAAATCAATAA
- a CDS encoding YjcZ family sporulation protein → MGNAYAGGFALIVVLFILLVIVGAAWL, encoded by the coding sequence ATGGGTAATGCGTATGCAGGTGGGTTCGCGTTAATCGTAGTATTGTTTATCTTGTTGGTAATCGTAGGTGCAGCTTGGTTGTAG
- a CDS encoding YjcZ family sporulation protein: MSGGYSGGFALIVVLFILLVIVGAAWLY, from the coding sequence ATGTCAGGAGGATATTCCGGCGGATTTGCGTTAATCGTAGTACTATTTATCTTGTTAGTAATCGTAGGTGCAGCTTGGTTATACTAA
- a CDS encoding DUF3267 domain-containing protein: protein MNCWKSIDLTRQYGFHRITLISFIVTLLSFIVFYLSFSLYYHDITVSSANFGWFILALAAIFTLHKLCHALPLIATLNQVAFQWKFKWFMPYMKIKTKKPFTKLQSYVVFMAPFAILTTSFVLLSHIFPSYYHYFSILTAVNIGLCIPDFIYVKLIQRAPSKCQIEELDHGYDILIVKDNEIAS, encoded by the coding sequence ATGAATTGCTGGAAATCCATTGACCTAACCCGTCAGTATGGCTTTCACCGCATTACCCTTATTTCGTTCATTGTCACACTACTTTCGTTTATAGTATTCTATTTGTCTTTTAGCTTGTATTACCATGACATTACTGTTTCTTCTGCTAATTTTGGATGGTTTATCTTAGCTCTTGCGGCAATTTTCACCCTCCATAAGCTATGTCATGCCCTACCGCTAATTGCAACCTTGAATCAAGTAGCATTTCAATGGAAATTTAAGTGGTTTATGCCATATATGAAAATAAAAACTAAAAAGCCTTTTACTAAATTGCAATCGTATGTTGTATTTATGGCGCCTTTTGCCATCCTAACAACTTCGTTTGTATTACTTTCGCATATTTTTCCAAGCTATTACCATTATTTCTCCATTCTAACTGCAGTGAACATTGGATTATGCATTCCTGATTTTATTTATGTAAAATTGATTCAACGTGCACCAAGCAAATGCCAGATCGAGGAATTAGATCATGGCTACGATATTTTAATAGTAAAAGATAATGAGATAGCATCCTAA
- a CDS encoding DUF1878 family protein, with translation MLEERLAALEFYMELVTKQLDQGKFPLDYLIIRRKLTREDVQFLFHTCEELSKEMEKQKAEGFVTFAPLLQKFQQDLHPNLDWMETIDALIKQDKYVPLMSAFLKLIKKK, from the coding sequence ATGTTAGAAGAAAGACTGGCCGCTTTGGAGTTTTATATGGAATTAGTAACCAAGCAACTTGATCAAGGGAAATTTCCATTAGACTACTTAATTATTCGCAGGAAACTGACAAGAGAGGATGTTCAATTTCTATTCCATACTTGTGAAGAGTTGAGCAAGGAGATGGAAAAACAAAAAGCGGAAGGATTTGTTACGTTCGCTCCGCTTCTTCAGAAATTTCAACAGGACTTGCATCCAAATTTGGATTGGATGGAGACGATTGATGCCCTAATTAAACAAGATAAATATGTTCCACTTATGTCGGCATTCTTAAAGCTTATTAAGAAGAAGTAA